GGCAACGACTcggataaaataatactttgtagaattttacatacataaatataatataatacatatatgaaGAGTTATAAAACTAAGAATTTCactgtagatatattatgtgttatgttttaaatgccgcgtacctaaacattttgaaagggacaatttgtaaatttatgaaCTGTAGAGTGACCGAACGTATTGGACAAAGTTTGCTACCCGAAAATAGTGTCTATGGtctatagataaaaaataaacttcgcttcactcagaaatcagaatctaaaaaggtgggcaagtggatgtcgctctgctgtacagtaggttacaagtggatcattgtataagaaaaacgattctgagcgaaaacggtcagtcagcctatgatattaccaagtatatttgatgatattattgtgaatagcctaacctatttacgtgaagccttgttttaaattttcaattcttagctataaaagttgaacattttatacatttttaactactaaatattcattaaattttaaatttgaaaaattagaacttttaatgatttaaaaaaaaatttgtgcttatgtatttttaatatttttcaactgctattgtaacgatACATCAAGAGCCTAGCATTACATATTCGCGCTTTTTTACccagaaatacaattttattgatatttatagaaaaatggaaactgaaaatgtccgttaaacagctcaaaataagttaaaatattttcaaaatgttatggtgtatagtcgtatagaaaatgctaatataaacattcggtaaAAATgttcctacggtcatttgttttagagttacaccaaacaaTTGAACATCTctcaatattaagtatattatatattatattttgtcgaaaggaaattttataattttaatcctcTAGATTGTGATACTGTCGATTTTTACGTACCAGAActctaaaattttaattttcaccgaCCGGAACGGACGCAAAATTTATATTACGAACCGGAACGCTGTTCCGGTCCATTTCGAGCACTGCCCCCTAGCCCATAGTGAAATTGCAAGTTCAATTAAAGCATTACATGAATATCTGCACTGCAGGATTTTTTTTAGTGTAGAGTGAGACACATTTTGTGCCGTGAAAATTGTTACTTTGTGCagtgcaaaaaaataatttcaggatatttattgtatattataaaattatacctactattatttgatgtaaaagtttaacacaaaaattaaaaaaaagttacctaGTCAAtcgattgtttttatttttataaacgattattatcacaaattaactattacaagtaaatattacttatatatttacaaacaaaattttaaaattataatttacaatacaaatagagcattaatataaaatgatttatttggtATATCACGGGTTATATAgtccggatttatatgttttatttaaggTATTGTTTCTGAGTATATGCATTCTTCTGAAAGGTAAAAAATGTAGATAGTACAGTAGACAGTACTATAGCCGGCACAGTTCACCAGTCCGTAGGGTAGACAAAATATGCCCCACAATAATCCAAAAGTGGGAATAAGTTTGTGCAGTcagaaaataacattaaaaaaaaaacactgttaCACTGTAAACGTTTTTAGGAAATGTTAGATTGTCAGGACTTGCTTTGATGTTAAATTCATAGTaagataacattaaaatatatttttatttgtatattgtatattatatgtcataaTTCTAACTACCTACCCAGCtccctaaaaaatgtatagttatatgGTTATGTTATAACCGTATAGGTAGTTATAGTCGTGCTATGCTTGACTAGTGATATATTGGcccataatgaaaataattcgtatatacgccactgaagggggcgtaggtatacattattaatggggggggaggggggttcgacttaaactacatttttattcgaAACTGTAAATGTATAAGATACGTGTGTCGCGAGTAAACTCAAAAATGATAGGaatacaaaaaaaccaaaatacaataaatacgtaaacatttaaattataaaaattaataaattaccggCTTTggctgtaaaataatattaattagttacaCGCAAACTGAGGCCTGAGACAACTGCAATGCGCAACAGCTCCACGATAAATTACCTGATTCTTATACTTCTTATACTTCTTATCATTAAAttcttatactattattatcagtatTGCTGGTACGGCCGTATGCGTCGTGGTTCAAAATAAGATACGGGCGTCGGGCACTCAATTTTGTGGTTAATagtacccatatatatatagctattacaatattgaatataacattAGATATCTATTTAgataatcgttatttttcgtaacAAACGCGTACTTATTGTAACactgtattacaaaaatattgatcttTGGTCTTGATTATAATTCAGCAATACAATAATCGTTTTCTTATGTTTAACTTAAAAGTAATTGTTGTTGTTTGtagtatctagtatctacatgcaattttttttgattagtgATAAAGCTTTAtaactagaattaaaaatactgaTAGATAGTCATTGAcgtaaaattactatttattattcattggcaaatagaattaattaaatttaggaATATCTTATATTTGGCACTAAGTGTGaactatatttcaatattattttaagaacttAGTCAAGTGATTGACACTTTggtttaaacataaaatgtgttaaaagttatcagtttatattataaaataaagttttatataatatacaatttgaagTTTAAACTGCCATATTAGTTGTATGTAGAGCCTTACACGAGCACTGAGCATACATCCaccactaataattaatatttatcaactgtggttggtataattatacaaatatgttgaggcatataaattataaaatattttgtactttggtTTTTGTAAATCTGTAAtcttatttctataataattgcaCCTTACAATAGATGGGAAAATACTATAGTAGTTAAATTACAATAACGCATTGATGTCCTCCATTTTGGTCATccctattagtattattaattgtttgacAGCATAATAGTGAAatcgtatgatatattatatacaatttaactgtgcGTTAATTTTGACACAAACTTCTAGAAACCTGTCAATTgggatcaatattatattaataatatgcgttTAGGCGGAGCGAGTCGGACTTGCACATCAATCCTCGTGACGCTCAGATGGCTGTGGAACAGGAATCACGACTCTAGACGGATACGCGGCGACTCGTCGCTGGCCCGTTGGTCTCTAGGTGTGCATCAAATGCCtggtataaacaaaaataggtcatggtgggggggggggggtgctaaCTTCAGTACTTTGCATGCCCCCTCCCCCTCATAATATGTAGCTTTCGGTTTCAAGATGCTACCGTAATTTTACCGCCGCCGACATCGGGTTTCCCTATGATCAGGAAGTATGAACCCCCGAAAAACATGGAATACAGCCCAGGGCACTAACATGATATTGGACTTGGTTTGCTTACACGTATTACTAAAACGTTATTAGTGCCTATACTGACACGGTTTGCGGGGTGGGCCTGTTTACCATTCCTATTTCACATAATATGCCCTGGAGACGGTGTTCAAGGCTACAATCACCCTATTCGGCCAATTCACACAGTCACAAGGCCGTAATTGATAAACAGTTTCGGGGGGAGGgtcctacatttttttttacttggataCTGTAGTCGtaacaataatcatttttacgttcaaaatataaaaactcttGTTCTCCTTTTAAAAATTTCGGGAGAGTGGAACCCTCCGCCACCTGCAACGACAACAAATCACAGACATcagctgtatagtaggtatgttgtatattatagagATATCTGTGCAATAAatgccgtataatattattacttcacCTGTACGGTGTAATCACCTGTTCACCAAGCCCCTCAGAAGTTGTATAATACTGTGATGATATAAGATAAACCGTCCACAATATTGATAACAACCGTATGTTTGTGGGGTGAATTTTGGCGGTTGGAGGTTGTGACGTGGTATAATTCTTCGTTGTTTTTCGGTGGCTGGCAGTTGTCCGAATAATGATAAAGACCGATAAGAGTGGTTGTACGGTGGTTAACCTGTGGTTACCCTGTGACCAACTTAAGGTGGTGTTGCACagcaagtcgggggatattttcgatttgcggagcggagcgacggcgccgaggagcgtagcgacgagtgCCGCTAGCATGGCATCACTGTACGATGTTTTTTCAAATTGGTGTCACTGGAATATGATGGTATATGCTGGTATGGTATTGTGGTATTAACTGCCTTATCATTTTTCGGACAACTGCCCCCAAcccgttgtttttatttacttcCGATTAGGTAATTAGTTTCGAAAACCGTCAAATGGATAACGACGCGCGCAATGTTATGATGTCCGGACGGTATGCACAAGCTCCTCCTCGACCAGCACAAGTACAACAACCGCCGGCTCATCAACCAAGTACGTTCCATACTTTAGACCATAGACTTTTTTCGCACATTAACAATATTGCCTAATAACAATTAACGGTTATACTAAACCGTAACAAACCGTACTTTGGTAATGCTTAGATACCGTTTTTTTGACATACGATAACGCGCGAGCGTCTAACGTTACTGACGTACCTATCGGTCGACTTCTCGGAATTATTTTTTTGCACCTGTGGGATTTCAACGTAACGCTCGGTGAAGGAGACGCGTATAagtcataatacataatatatattatgacttatacgTCACTATACCATACTAACAatatctgaaaatatttttgaccaTCGGTCTAAATGACTTCGGTGGTCGTCGCATAGCGGTACCGAGCAATTGTTTATCCTGTGGCAGAACACAAGCGGTGCGCCGCCCTCTGGCTACATActcacagtttttaatattttttaataagattcgggaaataatctaaaaaatggtAATTAGGTTTAgagcaaaacaaaaaataaaatttttagccACAAGTATATAACTCTTGactccttatattattataatagtaaacatttttagtatacctaataGATTACCTAATACATTACCTTATACATtaggtatttcaaaataatgattaataataataataaaaaaaaaataaaataattttgtttataacctTGCTTTTATGTCGGGAAATTTGTCAAGAACTTCTTCATAATTCAATTTACTGGCGATTTCAGTTTCTATTGAAACATATTTCAAaggaatgtttttttataaacttaactGTCGTACACTCTGGAGTGGTTGTATTTATTCATCTtattaccatttttattttctgaattTAAGCAAGTGAAATACAACAATCAACTGCACCAACGTCAGCTGATGCCTGTTTGAGTATAGTACACAGTTTGATGTGCCATCGACAAGGATGGGAAAAAGAAGCATTTGCCAAACGAGCCATTGAGTCActggttaaaaagttaaaggtaACTATTTAagggaaaattaaaattaagttttgctATTACCTGAGCTGCCTAATGTAAGTTGTAAATTTTAGTAGATGAGATCTTatctagatatattattattcaattcaatatattcttataattgtgtagcttataaataattaatgtttaactaATTACTTAGGAAAAAAGAGAAGAATTAGATAGTCTTATTATAGCTATAACCACTAATGGTTCACTTCCAAGTAAATGTGTTACAATACAAAGAACATTAGACGGACGGTTACAGGTGagtgatttgaattttttaatatcttagAATTTGACGATTGAAAAATTGAGTTTActtgtaaattttattgaatagttATTTGTTATCAGAAAAACCAAAATGTACTTGGTATTTGCAGGTTctaatcattattttagaaattaaatatctcaataattaattaattacctattatataaatagtgactattatttataatctaagttttattttgttataggtagCTGGACGTAAATTTTTTCCACATGTAATATACGCAAGAATCTGGCGATGGCCAgatttacataaaaatgaacTCAAGCACTTAAAGTATTGTCAATATGCTTTTGACAAAAGACGTGATTCTGTGTGTGTTAATCCATATCATTATGAGCGGATTGTGTCGCCatgcataggtaatattaattatttacttatattgttatgattatttattatgtctaGTAACTATTTAGATTTAAGTGCTCTAACACTACAAAGTGGCACATCTACTAATGGTTCTGGCCTAAGAGATAAATATACAGCTGGTGAGGAAGGAATGTCTCCCTCGCCACCTGATTTTAGTCAAGTTAGCAGTGATGCATCTGGAAACAGCCCAGCTGCAATTGTACAACATCACTTACCTTCTTTATATCACCAACAAAATCCAGCCACTGATGTTTCTCAACAATCAACTGTCCCTCAAGCTGCTGGTAAGAATTAACTgtggaaatatatttaaattcataaaatattaattacatgaCAATGATGAGTAATTGAtggattaatattttctatatttcaaatatttagatattaagatttatattgagattaattattttatattttagaattttactatAGTTTTGCATGTGTAGTCATTAGTAGAACATAATTATTTGTAGGAGATATTGGTTTGTTTGGGCTTACACTACAGCAGCAACAACGTCCTAGTCATCAAATTGATTTAAACTCTCAAGTACATGTTAAGACTGAATCATGTAAGAATTGGATTTCAGGTACACCATCACATATACCCTCCAATGGTAAGTTCCTTTACTAATAGTAAGTTAACGTGGGTACtgacatacctaatataaacataattaataattattaaaattaatttatgaaatatttaccttattatttattttttattatcatttgtatTAAGGTACAattttggttatatttttaaattgtctattttttatcatttacatTCTCTTGAGTTAACTACCTATCAAAtatctattgatataattttcaatgatataactgcttatattatatgattatttatgttttaaacttaAGAGGGCACTATACACTACACAGCCATTTGTTATCACTCATCACTGTCTCACAAGTGCGTAACAAAGCAAATTTacactcagcagatcacgtttagctcctttagttcaaaaattagagtgaatcaacctattatgaaacctattattactaacattatctgtgtttatatgtgggttttttacaatagtttaatTTTGTAGGAAGTTAAGTGTATatcaaatagttaaattaataatgctcataactcacttaaaaactgagttATCTTAAAAAATACCCACATACAGACACAGAGAATGTTCTTACCGTCAAGTTTtttaataggtcaattcactcttatttttaaactaacagagctaaaccTGATCTGCTGAGCATAAACTggctatgttatgcacttgttaGATGGAGACAACAGATATctgtatagcgtcctcttatgTGTCAGGATTTAATTcagattttgaaaaacattgacataaaaattgtatactacaacaattttcctttatttaattatttctggtatttttttttttttcagaaagaTTCTatctgttttaattaattaatttataatataacattaatacaataaaatttcaattttaagttaaaaatacatttaaaaaatttgttaggaaaaatattccttaaaatattAGCTGCACTTTTtcttagtaatttttatttttattcaatgaatATTGTTTATCACATCTTCATTAATTCAgcaaaattatatcaaaaataatttttcttaagagtgcgctacacccgcatgcattctctctgtcttacaaactcATAACAGCAAATTGTATGCTCAGTAGGTTATGCAtaactctgttagtttaaaaattagagtgaataggtttttttttttattttaattttaattcaagagTATTGAATAGAGTTATtagtatttcaaaattgtaaattgtttgtacattttaaaatactcaaaactttctttaaaattaaaatctaaaaaacaaaCCTCTGAGGTTCACTAGATCAGTGGTCTTCAACCGGTGGGTCGTGACCCATTTTTGGGTCGCGAAAGCTTTACAATTGAGTCGCGATAcgtcttatttttaaaataaaaattaagtttaatcaGTGGTGGTTTTCCCGGGGAGGCAAGGTGAAAATAAGAGAAAATACATgatcaatattatttcaattataaaatattgtgtgttaatattttcaaatatagacACTATTATAAAagggaaataaataaaatatatgtttaaattatgtattgaatAGACTATGGAGTGTACCATGCTCGGTATCGGTCTTTAATCAAGACCGTGGTGCCCATAAGTAAGAGACTGGCCAGTGCCCGTGCACAACaggcgaatataatattaatattatactgatatactgTATTACTACATAGTACGGCTGCCCTTCCATGTGTCCAGTGTCAGCGGCGGCTACCCACTTTCACAGGAGGCAACTGCCGCCATCGTTATTGATATGTTACATGTGTAGACAAATTTGTGAATAGCACATGTGGAGACTACACATAACCGTAGCCTCCGTTGGAAAACGTCACAGGCTATGATTTGCAGCGCCTCAGTGGCTGACGATTAATCATTTTAGATTATACTCTATGGTTATAGAGTAAACATTGAGTATAATGCACGTTTTTACTAATCAGTTATTATCAATAGCAATggtataacaacaataatatattatgtttattattcatactatgaattaaattgtattattttattttctgtgtgATAGGTACTGTGAGTGTGAGCGCTTTGGAATTTATTATGTGAAAACATTCAAGGACAAACATcacattcaattttttgtgtcttatttttattttattatattttttcgtttgaaTTCTTTACATattcagttaataataattaaatattctgcctacttaaatgtaatttttatttattcagttataataggtagtacTACTGTACAAAGCATTGAGCAATTTtagcatttttactgtttttatgcCAAGCATACGTAGGTTGCGAAAAATGTAGTCCTATAAAAGTGGGTTGCGAGTCCAAAAAGGTTGGAGACCACTgcactagataataatcttaccttttcattttataagaggtaaattcTCTCTAAATTTATTAACAGCTATGCTTGATCTGCTGAGCGttcaatttgctatgttatatattatgttatatgtttgTACGACACAGATAATGTATGTGGGTGTACCGCCCTCTTAAggtttttaattcatattttctaatttgtttacattatttatcctgttgaatgttttttttttattttttatttaaaaaaacaaatatacaattatacattatacatttaaattatctatCTTCTGTAAGCTGTTCTTGTGGCGAAAATAGAGAGTTACAAATTAATACTcatacttaaaaactaaaattatgtgttattatttattttatttgtttttgtagttAATGTTAAGTActagatattattaaaacatagtttaaatgtataacataaagcTTTTGAATTtacatatctatatagtatatataatagaaaatatattactattaaactaTACTTATTAGTTGTCTTACACTTTTGTGCCTAGTAAagaatagataaattaataaaaacattttgctaattttataaataagtttgtactaatttataaccttttttattatagaaCCACCAAATATGCCATTACAAAATCTCAGTATGTTCCTAGTACAAGAGGAAGACattttacgtaataatattgttctttaatacaattacttacaataaactgagtaatatttttatttaacatacagTACCCAGTCAAACAACAATGACATCTCATAATTATCAAGGACCTACCGCCTCGATGCCTGGTACAATAACAGGTAATCGACCAGTACAAATTACACTTATACACATTTAGTGTAACCACCACATCcaacatttacattttgttttagagttatattatatttaaatatatcttgaatgtaattatattgttcatCTAGGGGGAACGTCTGAAATGGGATTGAGTGGTTTATTAACATCTCAGCCAGCTCCTGAATATTGGTGTTCAATTGCTTACTTTGAATTAGAT
This genomic window from Metopolophium dirhodum isolate CAU chromosome 1, ASM1992520v1, whole genome shotgun sequence contains:
- the LOC132934572 gene encoding mothers against decapentaplegic homolog 4-like, whose amino-acid sequence is MDNDARNVMMSGRYAQAPPRPAQVQQPPAHQPTSEIQQSTAPTSADACLSIVHSLMCHRQGWEKEAFAKRAIESLVKKLKEKREELDSLIIAITTNGSLPSKCVTIQRTLDGRLQVAGRKFFPHVIYARIWRWPDLHKNELKHLKYCQYAFDKRRDSVCVNPYHYERIVSPCIDLSALTLQSGTSTNGSGLRDKYTAGEEGMSPSPPDFSQVSSDASGNSPAAIVQHHLPSLYHQQNPATDVSQQSTVPQAAGDIGLFGLTLQQQQRPSHQIDLNSQVHVKTESCKNWISGTPSHIPSNEPPNMPLQNLSMFLVQEEDILLPSQTTMTSHNYQGPTASMPGTITGGTSEMGLSGLLTSQPAPEYWCSIAYFELDTQVGETFKVTSSIPHVIVDGYVDPSRINRFCLGALSNVQRTEQSEKARLHIGKGVQLDLIGEGDVWLKCQSGNSVFVQSYYLDTEAGRAPGDAVHKVYPHAYIKVFDLRQCYRQMCEQAETAHNAAVAQAAAVAGHLAGPHSVGGIAPAISLSAAAGIGVDDLRRLCILRLSFVKGWGSDYLRTSIKETPCWIEVHLHRALQLLDEVLHSMQIDGPSRA